The Streptomyces sp. M92 nucleotide sequence CGAGTTCGGCGGTGGCCGGAGTGGTGGGCGCCGCGTAGTCGCCGTCGTCTCCGAACGAGCGGGCCGCCGCCGCCAGTTCCCGGCTTCTGGCGACCACCCAGCGGCCGAGCAGCAACGCGGTGGCGAGGGAGACGACGGCGGCCATGGCCACGACGGTCGTGACGACGGACAGGTCGTGCGGGGACAGGAACATCGCCCACGCGACGGCGAGGGTGCCCGCGAGCATCGCGAGGACGGCGACGGCTGCCACCACGGCGAGCGACGCCGTCAGCGAGCGACGCCGGATCAGCCGCAGCACGCCCGCGCCGGCCAGGCCGGCGGCGGCGGCGCCCGCGAAGGCGTAAAGGGCGATGAGGAGGGTGTCGTGCACGTCAGTCCGTCTCCCGTCCGGCGGGGTCGAAGCGGTAGCCCACACCCCACACCGTCTGAATCAGCCGGGGGCGGGCCGGATCGTCCTCGACCTTGCCGCGCAGCCGCCGTACGTGGACGGTGACGGTGGACAGGTCGCCGAAGTCCCAGCCCCACACCTCGCGCATCAGGTCCTCCCGGGCGAAGGCCTGCCCGGGGTGCCGGAGGAAGAAGGCGAGCAGGTCGAACTCGCGCAGGGTCAGGGCCAGTTCGACGCCGTCCTTGGTGGCCCGGCGGGCGGTGGGGTCGGCGGTCAGTCCGGCCGCGGACGGCGGGCGCGGCGCGGCGGCGGGCCGGGTCCGGCGCAGCACCGACTCCACCCTCAGCACCAGCTCCCGCGGGCTGAACGGCTTGGTCACGTAGTCGTCGGCGCCGACCTCGAGGCCCAGGATCCGGTCGTCCTCGTCGCCTCGGGCGGTCAGCATGATGACCGGCACGGGTCCCGTGCCGCGTATCCGCCGGCACACTTCGAGGCCGTCCATGCCGGGCAGCATCAGGTCCAGCACGACCAGGTCCGGCCAGTGCGCCGCGGCTCGGTCGAGCGCGGCCGGACCGTCGTCGGCCCGGTCCACGACGTGGCCCGCGCGCTCCAGGTAACCGGCGACGACTTCCGCGACCGTGGGGTCGTCGTCGACGACCAGGATCCGGGCGGGCGGGCCGGGGGCTCCGTCCGGCGGTCTGCGGGGGGACAGGTCCGTGAAGCCGGACTCTTGCGGCTGCTGCATGCGCCCAGCCTCGCACCGCGGGCCCGCGGGCGTCGCCGCCGGGAGCCGTCCCAGCCGCGACGTCCGTGTTTCGTAAGGACCGGAAGTCCGGTTCGCGCGTTTTGCGCTCGTAGGGTGAAAGCCGTGACCACCTCACCCCCTCCGGACGTCGACGTCGTACTCCCGTGCCTGGACGAGGCCCGGGCCCTGCCCTGGGTCCTGTCCCGTGTCCCGGCCGGCTGGCGCGCGCTCGTCGTCGACAACGGCTCCACCGACGGCTCCGCGGACATCGCCCGCGCGCACGGCGCCACGGTCGTGGCCGAGCCGCGCCGTGGTTTCGGCGCCGCCTGCCACGCCGGCCTGACCGCCGCCACCGCCGACGTCGTCTGCTTCTGCGACTGCGACGCCTCCCTCGATCCCGCTCTGCTGGTCCCCTTCGTGCGCGAGATCCTCGCCGGCGGCACCGACCTCGTCCTCGGCCGCAGACGCCCCCAGGGCCGGGGAACGTGGCCCGCGCACGCCCGTGCCGGGAACCTCGCCCTCGCCCGGATGCTGCGCCGCCGCACCGGCCTGCGCCTGCACGACCTGGGCCCGCTGCGCGCGGCCCGCCGCGAGGCGCTGCTCGCCCTCGGTCTCACCGACCGGCGCAGCGGCTACCCGCTCCAGATGGTGGTCCGCGCCGCCGACGCCGGCTGGCGGGTCACCGAGCACGACGTGCCGTACCTGCCGCGCACCGGCGCCTCGAAGGTGACGGGCACCTGGCGCGGCACCTGGCACGCCGTACGGGACATGCGGCGCGTCCTGGCCGAGCAACCGGACGTCCGAGAGGAGACCTCGGGATGAGCGCCGCGACCACTCTCCTCGTCATCGCCAAGGAGCCGCGCCCCGGCCGGGTCAAGACCCGGCTCACCCCGCCCTTCACCCCCGCCGAGGCGGCCGCACTGGCCGAGGCGGCGCTCGCCGACACCCTGCACGCCGTGGCCGCGACCCCCGCGCTCCGCCGGGTTCTGGTGCTCGCCGGAGAAGCGGGCCCCTGGCTGCCGGACGGCTTCGACGTCGTACCGCAGTGCCGGGGGGACCTCGACGAACGGCTCGCCGCCGCGTTCGCCGGGTGTTCGGGGCCCGCCCTGCTGATCGGGATGGACACCCCGCAGGTGACACCGGAACTGCTCGACGTGGACTTCGCCGACTGCGACGCCTGCTTCGGGCCGGCCGAGGACGGCGGCTTCTGGGCCCTGGGCCTGTCCCGCCCCGACCCCGCGCTGCTGCGGGGCGTGCCCATGTCGACGCCGGTGACGGGAGCCGTGCAGCGCGGGCGGCTGCTCGCGGCCGGGCTGCGGGTACGCGACCTGCCGCCGCTCCGGGACGTCGACACCGCCGACGACGCGCGGGCCGTGGCAGCGCTGGCCCCGCACGGACGCTTCGCCGCCCGGCTCGCGGCGTGCGCCCTGGACGCGGACCGGCGGACGAGCCGGTGAGGGCGGCTCCGCGCGTGGGTCCCGGCCGGCTGTCCGGGCCGCCCGCCGCCGCCCGGGCCTGGGAGGCCTGCGACCCCTATACGGCCGCGCTGCGGGCCGGTCGCGGGCCGCTGTTCCTGCGGCGCTCCGACGGCCGGCTGCTGCCGCTGGACGTGGAGCGGTGGTGTGCGCGGGCCGACGCGGTCGACCTGGAGGCGCTGGACCGGTGCGAGGGTGCCGTGCTGGATGTCGGCTGCGGCCCGGGCCGGCTGGTGGCGGAGCTCGCCGCCCGGGGCCGTACCGTCCTCGGTATCGACGTCAGCGAGGCCGCCGTGGCCCGCACGGTACGCATCGGCGGCCAGTCGCTGCGGCGCTCCGTGTTCGAGCCGCTGCCCGGCGAGGGACGCTGGGGCACCGTCCTGCTCATGGACGGAAACATCGGCATCGGCGGCGATCCCGGCGCCCTGCTCGCCCGCGTCGCCGCCCTGCTCGCACCCGGCGGTCTGCTGATCGCGGAGACGGCCCGGACGGACGTCGACGAGCGCGCGTACGTGCAGCTCGTCGACGACACGGACGGCCACCCGCCCGGCAGTCCCTTCCCGTGGGCGCGGATCGGCGCCCGCGCCCTGCGCCGCCGCGCCGCCGCCGACGGTTGGCGTACGGCGGCTCAGTGGACGTCGGGCGGACGCCGCTTCGTCGCCCTGCGCAGCAGCAACACCAGCGCCGAACCACCGAACAGCACCGCCGTGATCAGCAGCCAGCGGGTGAGGAAGCCGTCCGCCGACAGTCCGGCCACCGACCGGTAGCGCGCGTCCACCCGGCCGCTGATCAGCGGGAACCACACCAGCAGAAGCAGTGCCGAGAAGGCGGCCGGGACCCGCACGTACAGCACCCACTCACGACGGCCCGCCTTCCCCAGCCCACGCGTCAGGGCCCGGTCGGCCACCGCGTACAGCGGCAGCAGCACCAGGTCGTGCAGGAGCGCCGCCCCCACGAACCACAGCGCCACGCCGAGCCAGTCACCGGCGAGCAGCCGCACTCCCGCGTAGCCGGCCAGCGCGAACGAGGCGGCGAGCAGCAGAAGCTGGAAGGGGCCGCCGATCACGGGCCGCGGCGGTCGCGGTCCAGCCAGCCGTCGGCCGGGCCGCCGCAGTCTGCGTACGAGGTTCATCCGAGGTCTCCGAACGTCATCCGCGCCACCCACTTGGTGTTCAGCACGCCGGGCGCGGCGGGCACGATGATCCGCGCCGGATGGCCGTGGTCCGGGCTCAGCGTCTCCCCGTTGACGTACAGCGCGAGCAGGGAGCGCGGGTCGGCCACCTGGTTGCCGCGCAGGGCGCCGCTGCGGAAGGCGCCCCGCCGTTGCAGTGACTCGACGAGCACGTCCGGCGAGTCGCCGTCGAAGCCCACCAGGGCGGCGAGGTCGCGCAGCCGCACCCCGCGCCACCACTGGTCGGAGGTGGACCAGCCCTCGACGCACGCGATGGGCAACGCGGCGCTGTGCAGCGGCAGTCGCAGCAGGTCGGCGCGGGCGAGGCGGACCGTCGCGGTGGGGCCGACGACGACGAGCCGCCACGCGTCCTCGTGTGTCTCGGCCGGTTCGATGCCCGCGTACGCGGCGGTCTTGTTGATCTGGAAGCCGTTGGGGCCGCCGCCCGGTTCGGGCCCGCCGTGCGGCGCGAGCACGGCCGTCGCCCGCACCGCCCCGTCGAAGCTGCGGCCGGCGCTGGTGGCGAACAGCAGCAGCGATCCCCCGCCGACCGTCCACAGGGCCCCGCGCCGCGACACCGTCGGCGCGTCGGGCCGCGACGCCACCAGGCTGTCCCGCTCCTCCCCTCCCCCGGTACGCATCCGCCGTACGTTGCGCACCACGGTCGGCGCCTTCAGCGCGACGTGCGCGAGGAACGCGGCGAAGAAGACCCAGGCGCCGTAGAAGTGCAGCGGATAGAAGGAGCCAGGGAAGACGTACTCCAGCTGGACGTTGAGCACGCCGGTGACGAACTCGAACAGCGCGCCTCCCACCAGGAGCAGCAGTGAGACCCGTTCCAGCGCGTGGGCGAGCGACCGGACCGGCGGCATCGTGAACAGCCTCGGCACCACCGACCACAGCTTGGCCAGCAGTACCGGGATCAGGGTCAGCCCGAGGGTGACGTGGACGCCCTGGGTGAGGCGGTACAGCCAGGGCGGGTCGGTCGGCCAGGCGAAGAGGTAGAAGCCGAGCAGCCCCTTGTCCGGGGTCTTGTCGTTGACCGGGGACAGGTCCGGGTTGTATGCGGCGTACGAGAGCAGGCCGGTCACGAACAGCACGCTGATGCCGGCGAGCAGGACGAGGCCGAGTACCGAGGTGAACCGGGGGCCGCGCAGGGGGCTGCGCCAGAAGTGCGGTGAGGACGGAAGCCGTGTGGCGAGGTCGCGCATGGTCCGACGGTAGGCCGCGACCGGTGCCGCGGAGGGTCCACGACCCATGACGAAACGCTGACGTCCGCCGTGCGCACCGACCGGTGCGCCATCTCCCGGCCTACGGTGCCGGTGTGACCCGCCTCCGCTCCGTTCCCCGCGACCTGTACGCCGCCGCGGCCGCCGCGCTCCTCGTGGCGGCAGCCGTCCTCGTCGGCCGGTACGTGTTCACCTACGACGACCTGATCGTCGGCTGGCCACCCCTGCTGGGCCGCTGGGACCCGCACCTGGGCCCCGGCACGCCGGCGGCCGTCCTGGTGGCGGTGGCGACCGTGGCGTACGGCCCGGCCGTCGCCGCCCGTCTGCCGTGGCGCGCCCTGCTCCCCGCGGCCTGGGGCGCTGCGATGGCCTGGACCTGGTCACTGGCCCTGATCGACGGTTGGCGACGGGGCATCGCGGGCCGGCTCACCACCCACCAGGAGTATCTGTCGGTCATCGGCCGCTGGGACGACATCCCGGCGACCCTGCGCGACTTCACCCAGCACATCCTGCTCCACTCCCCCGACAACTGGCCGGCCCACGTCGCCGGTCACCCTCCGGCGGCCACGCTCACCTTCGTCCTGCTCGACCGGATCGGGCTGCGCGGCGGGGGCTGGGCCGGGGCATGGTGCATCACCGTCGGCGCGACTGCGTGCGTGGCGGTGCTGGTGGCGGTACGCGCCCTGGCCGGAGAACGGCTCGCCCGGCGGGCGGTGCCCTTCCTGGTGCTGGCACCGGCCGCGGTGTGGATGGGCACGTCCGCGGACGGCTACTTCGCGGCGGTCACCGCGTGGGCCGTGGCCCTGCTGGCCCTCGCCGTCACGCGGCGCTCGCTGTGGTGGGCGGCGGGCTCGGGGCTGCTGTTCGGCCTGACCTGCTACCTCTCGTACGGGCTCACGCTCTTCGCGGTGCTCGGGGCGGCGGTACTGCTGCTGGGCAGGCGCGAGGTGCGCAAGCGGCCACTGCTGTTCGTGCCGCTGCTCGCGGGGACGGCGGTGGTGCCCGTGGCGTTCGGCGTCGCCGGGTTCGACTGGTGGGAGGCGTACCACCTGCTGGTCACCCGCTACTACGAGGGTGCGGGCGGGATCCGCCCCTACGGCTACTGGGTGTGGGCCAACCTCGCCTGCACGGTGCTCATCACGGGCCTGGCGACGGCGGCGGGCCTGCGCCGGGCCGCTCTGGTCCGGCGGCACCGTGAGGAGGTCCGCACCGAGGACATCCGCCTCGCCTTCCTCATCGCCGCGTCGCTGCTCGCCCTGCTCGTCGCCGACCTGTCCGGCATGAGCAAGGCGGAGACGGAACGCATCTGGCTCCCCTTCGCCCTGTGGCTCCTGCCGGCCTGCGCGTTCCTCACCCGCCCGCGCGTCTGGCTGGCAGCGCAGGCGGTTCTGGCCCTGCTCCTCAACCACCTGCTGGCGACCGGCTGGTGAGCGCGGGGCGCGCGCGGTCGCGCGCGGTCGCGCGCGTAAGAGTTTCGTCATCTGCCGGGTCGCCCACGTCGGCCGGTTCTCGCATTGAATGGTCCCGGGTCAACGACTGTCGGGAGGGACGCAATGAGACGTCTTCGTAATGTGCTGGTCAGGCCGTGGGTCATCGCTGCGCTGACCGTGGCTGTCGCGGTGGGTGGTTTCGGTTCCTACTGGTTCCAGCCATGGAAGCTGTGGCAGGAGGAGACCGTCAACGAGGCACTGCCCGAAGCCGTGCCGCCACCGCGGCCGTCCACTGGGGAGGCGGCCGGCGGTGCCCCTTCCGCCCCGGCCGGACCGGTGACCCTGGCGAGCGGCGGTCTGATCAGCCACGAGCACGCGACCTCGGGAACGGTGAAGCTGGTGCGGCTCACCGACGGCTCCCACATCGTGCGCGTCGAGAACCTCGACACGAGCAACGGCCCCGACCTGCGGGTGTGGCTGACCGATGCGCCGGTGAAGCCGGGGACGGCCGGCTGGCACGTGTTCGACGACGGGGAGTACGTCAGTCTCGGGAAGCTCAAGGGGAACAGAGGCAGCCAGAACTACACGGTACCGGCCGACGTCGACCCGTCCCGTTACAGCAGTGTGAGCATCTGGTGCGACCGCTTCGACGTCTCCTTCGGCGCCGCTGAGCTCGCCCGCGTCTGAGAGTGCCGCCGGGGCTGAACGGCTTCTTCGCACAGGGGTGGTTCAGGAGCGCGGCTTCGGGCGGTAGGTACGCCCGAAGCTGCGCGGACTGTCCTCGTAGATCTCGACCAGCTCCCAGTCGATCCGTTGCCCGCCGGGAACGTCGAAGACACGGGTGCCGTCGCCGAGGAACACCGGGGCGACGAAGACCTGCAACTCGTCGATGAGGTCGTGCTCGAGCGCCTGCCGGGCGATGTCGGCGCTGACGATCTGCACGTCCCTGTCGCCGGCGACTTCCTGAGCGCGACGGACCGCGTCCACGATGTCGCAGTTCAGGGCGACGACGGCCGGGTCGTCGGCGATCTCCTCCGGTCGGTGGGTGAGGACGAACTCGGTTCCGGACCACGCGCCGCCGTACGCCTCCGACGTCGTGTCGTCCCGTTCGTCCTGCTGAGCTTTCGCCGCGTCATAGCCCGCCCGACCGGAGATGATCACTGCGACGTCCCCCGCCATCCGCTCCCCGGCACCCTCGGCCAGGGGTTCCGCGGCGGACATCCAGCTCATGTCGTGTTCCGGTCCGGCGATGAAGCCGTCGATCGAACACGTGAATCCCCAGGCGACCTTTCCCATGTGTCCTCCTCGCCAGTCGACGGCCCCGTCGTTCAACGGCCATCCTGGTTGAATGAGCTGCGTGGACGAAACTGCTGCCTTGCGCCTTCACCGGGCCGTTCGGCTTGTCGAGGCGGCCACCCGTAACCGTGCCGCAACGGGGCGCGGCCCGGACGAAGCCGACGACGTGGTCGGTACGTTCGCCACGGACGGCGCCTTCGGCTTCGATCCGTTTCCGTTCCTTCGGGCTCTTCACGAGGCCGGTTCCCGTGCGGTGGTCATTGGCCAGGTGGCCGGCATCAT carries:
- a CDS encoding response regulator transcription factor, with amino-acid sequence MQQPQESGFTDLSPRRPPDGAPGPPARILVVDDDPTVAEVVAGYLERAGHVVDRADDGPAALDRAAAHWPDLVVLDLMLPGMDGLEVCRRIRGTGPVPVIMLTARGDEDDRILGLEVGADDYVTKPFSPRELVLRVESVLRRTRPAAAPRPPSAAGLTADPTARRATKDGVELALTLREFDLLAFFLRHPGQAFAREDLMREVWGWDFGDLSTVTVHVRRLRGKVEDDPARPRLIQTVWGVGYRFDPAGRETD
- a CDS encoding glycosyltransferase family 2 protein, with the translated sequence MKAVTTSPPPDVDVVLPCLDEARALPWVLSRVPAGWRALVVDNGSTDGSADIARAHGATVVAEPRRGFGAACHAGLTAATADVVCFCDCDASLDPALLVPFVREILAGGTDLVLGRRRPQGRGTWPAHARAGNLALARMLRRRTGLRLHDLGPLRAARREALLALGLTDRRSGYPLQMVVRAADAGWRVTEHDVPYLPRTGASKVTGTWRGTWHAVRDMRRVLAEQPDVREETSG
- a CDS encoding TIGR04282 family arsenosugar biosynthesis glycosyltransferase, with protein sequence MSAATTLLVIAKEPRPGRVKTRLTPPFTPAEAAALAEAALADTLHAVAATPALRRVLVLAGEAGPWLPDGFDVVPQCRGDLDERLAAAFAGCSGPALLIGMDTPQVTPELLDVDFADCDACFGPAEDGGFWALGLSRPDPALLRGVPMSTPVTGAVQRGRLLAAGLRVRDLPPLRDVDTADDARAVAALAPHGRFAARLAACALDADRRTSR
- a CDS encoding class I SAM-dependent methyltransferase, with translation MGPGRLSGPPAAARAWEACDPYTAALRAGRGPLFLRRSDGRLLPLDVERWCARADAVDLEALDRCEGAVLDVGCGPGRLVAELAARGRTVLGIDVSEAAVARTVRIGGQSLRRSVFEPLPGEGRWGTVLLMDGNIGIGGDPGALLARVAALLAPGGLLIAETARTDVDERAYVQLVDDTDGHPPGSPFPWARIGARALRRRAAADGWRTAAQWTSGGRRFVALRSSNTSAEPPNSTAVISSQRVRKPSADSPATDR
- a CDS encoding molybdopterin-dependent oxidoreductase — translated: MRDLATRLPSSPHFWRSPLRGPRFTSVLGLVLLAGISVLFVTGLLSYAAYNPDLSPVNDKTPDKGLLGFYLFAWPTDPPWLYRLTQGVHVTLGLTLIPVLLAKLWSVVPRLFTMPPVRSLAHALERVSLLLLVGGALFEFVTGVLNVQLEYVFPGSFYPLHFYGAWVFFAAFLAHVALKAPTVVRNVRRMRTGGGEERDSLVASRPDAPTVSRRGALWTVGGGSLLLFATSAGRSFDGAVRATAVLAPHGGPEPGGGPNGFQINKTAAYAGIEPAETHEDAWRLVVVGPTATVRLARADLLRLPLHSAALPIACVEGWSTSDQWWRGVRLRDLAALVGFDGDSPDVLVESLQRRGAFRSGALRGNQVADPRSLLALYVNGETLSPDHGHPARIIVPAAPGVLNTKWVARMTFGDLG
- a CDS encoding DM13 domain-containing protein, translated to MRRLRNVLVRPWVIAALTVAVAVGGFGSYWFQPWKLWQEETVNEALPEAVPPPRPSTGEAAGGAPSAPAGPVTLASGGLISHEHATSGTVKLVRLTDGSHIVRVENLDTSNGPDLRVWLTDAPVKPGTAGWHVFDDGEYVSLGKLKGNRGSQNYTVPADVDPSRYSSVSIWCDRFDVSFGAAELARV
- a CDS encoding dihydrofolate reductase family protein — translated: MGKVAWGFTCSIDGFIAGPEHDMSWMSAAEPLAEGAGERMAGDVAVIISGRAGYDAAKAQQDERDDTTSEAYGGAWSGTEFVLTHRPEEIADDPAVVALNCDIVDAVRRAQEVAGDRDVQIVSADIARQALEHDLIDELQVFVAPVFLGDGTRVFDVPGGQRIDWELVEIYEDSPRSFGRTYRPKPRS